Proteins encoded together in one Shewanella oneidensis MR-1 window:
- the rpsB gene encoding 30S ribosomal protein S2 yields MTTVSMRDMLQAGVHFGHQTRYWNPKMKPFIFGARNGVHIINLEHTVPMFNEALAFISNVASKKGKVLFVGTKRAAGEAIKEAAISCDQYYVDHRWLGGMLTNWKTVRQSIKRLKELESQSVDGTFDKLTKKEALMRTRELEKLEKSLGGIKNMGGLPDVLFVIGADHEHIAIKEANNLGIPVVAVVDTNSAPDGVNYIVPGNDDAMRAIRLYTTSVAAAANAGRGQDLAVQAEQDGFVEAE; encoded by the coding sequence ATGACTACAGTTTCAATGCGCGATATGCTCCAGGCCGGTGTCCACTTCGGTCACCAAACCCGTTACTGGAACCCAAAAATGAAGCCATTCATTTTCGGTGCTCGCAACGGCGTTCACATCATCAACCTTGAGCATACTGTGCCAATGTTCAATGAAGCTCTGGCTTTCATTAGCAACGTTGCTTCAAAGAAAGGTAAAGTATTATTCGTTGGTACTAAACGTGCTGCTGGCGAAGCGATCAAAGAAGCTGCTATTTCTTGTGATCAGTACTATGTTGATCACCGTTGGTTAGGCGGTATGCTGACTAACTGGAAAACCGTTCGTCAGTCAATCAAACGTCTGAAAGAACTGGAAAGCCAATCAGTAGACGGTACTTTTGACAAGCTGACCAAGAAAGAAGCGCTGATGCGTACTCGTGAGCTTGAAAAGCTGGAAAAATCTTTAGGCGGTATTAAAAACATGGGCGGCCTGCCAGACGTATTATTCGTTATCGGCGCTGACCACGAGCATATCGCTATTAAAGAAGCTAACAACCTGGGTATCCCTGTTGTTGCAGTTGTTGATACTAACTCTGCGCCAGATGGTGTTAACTACATCGTTCCTGGTAACGACGACGCGATGCGTGCTATTCGCCTGTACACTACTTCTGTTGCTGCAGCAGCTAACGCTGGCCGTGGTCAAGATTTAGCTGTTCAAGCTGAGCAAGACGGTTTCGTAGAAGCCGAATAA